From the Desulfovibrionales bacterium genome, one window contains:
- a CDS encoding pyridoxine 5'-phosphate synthase, with the protein MAKLAVNVDHIATVRQARRTIEPDPVAAAAIAELAGAEGIIIHLREDRRHIQDRDLHILKQTVKTKLNLEMAATEEMISIAGQIRPDMVTLVPEKREELTTEGGLDVSRKSLLKKAIATLKKNGILVSLFINPEPADVKVSQGLGADFVEIHTGRYADAQNEVEKKQELFRVRKAVETAHRLKLRINAGHGLNYINIKPLVAWPEIEEFSIGHSIIGRAVLVGMEKAVREMLALIRQG; encoded by the coding sequence GTGGCAAAACTGGCGGTAAATGTCGATCACATAGCCACAGTACGGCAGGCCCGGCGTACTATAGAACCGGATCCGGTGGCAGCCGCGGCTATAGCTGAACTGGCCGGGGCAGAAGGGATCATCATCCATCTGCGCGAAGACCGGAGACATATCCAGGACAGAGACCTCCATATCCTGAAACAGACCGTAAAGACCAAATTAAATCTGGAGATGGCCGCCACGGAAGAGATGATTAGCATCGCCGGCCAAATCAGACCGGACATGGTTACCCTCGTTCCGGAAAAAAGGGAGGAATTAACCACAGAAGGCGGCCTGGACGTAAGCCGGAAATCTTTATTGAAAAAGGCGATAGCCACACTCAAGAAAAACGGCATACTGGTAAGCCTTTTCATCAATCCGGAACCGGCTGATGTCAAGGTCTCGCAAGGATTAGGGGCCGACTTTGTAGAAATCCATACCGGACGCTACGCCGATGCCCAAAATGAGGTCGAAAAGAAGCAGGAATTATTTCGCGTTAGAAAGGCCGTGGAAACCGCCCATAGACTAAAGCTCAGGATCAATGCCGGCCACGGCCTTAATTATATAAACATCAAGCCGCTGGTGGCCTGGCCGGAGATAGAGGAATTCAGCATCGGCCATAGCATCATAGGGCGGGCAGTCCTGGTGGGTATGGAAAAGGCGGTAAGGGAGATGCTGGCCTTAATCAGGCAGGGGTGA
- the acpS gene encoding holo-ACP synthase translates to MIYGVGTDIVEIARIREVLTKFGTRFQERIFTPVENAYCLKKKESHLHYALRFAAKEAFAKAIGLGMQSGITWRDIEISNEASGKPILNLYGPSAELCGRLDIQRKFVSLSHERDYGIAVVILETDSS, encoded by the coding sequence ATGATTTATGGCGTAGGTACAGATATCGTTGAGATCGCCCGTATCCGCGAGGTGCTGACAAAGTTCGGAACCCGTTTCCAGGAAAGAATTTTTACGCCGGTCGAAAATGCCTATTGTCTTAAAAAAAAGGAGTCGCACCTGCATTATGCCCTTCGCTTCGCGGCCAAGGAGGCCTTTGCCAAGGCGATTGGCCTGGGGATGCAGTCTGGTATAACTTGGAGAGACATCGAGATATCCAATGAGGCATCCGGAAAGCCGATATTGAACCTATATGGGCCAAGCGCTGAACTCTGTGGAAGGCTGGACATACAACGAAAATTTGTCAGTCTTTCCCATGAAAGAGATTATGGCATAGCCGTGGTTATCCTCGAAACGGATAGCTCGTAG